A part of Propioniciclava coleopterorum genomic DNA contains:
- a CDS encoding glycerophosphodiester phosphodiesterase family protein yields MFGATPHAETNALLNRLTQHARPLVVSHGGVAVGVVSSNTTLAVRGALLSGADAVKIDVSSSIDHIFYAFHDGTEPESLGVEQNIQTMSAATINGLSYQHRNRPGRPARVERLTNVLTAFKGREMVFALDRSWWRWPTLLKVLDGLQMAEQCLLKVPAWEFDAIDKLRAHRTKYPVLAICSTLEELRALPHDDAEVNLVGIELIALDEESPWFDAEVLAALRRQGLLTWVNSETMTTGVPLFADHDDERAVAESPSAAWSRILDLGVDAVQTEYPWLLHDLRELRS; encoded by the coding sequence TTGTTCGGAGCCACACCTCACGCCGAGACCAACGCGTTGCTGAACCGGCTGACCCAGCACGCGCGCCCGCTCGTCGTCTCCCACGGTGGCGTCGCCGTCGGCGTCGTCTCCAGCAACACCACCCTCGCGGTCCGCGGCGCGCTCCTGTCCGGCGCGGACGCGGTCAAGATCGACGTCTCCAGCAGCATCGACCACATCTTCTACGCGTTCCACGACGGCACCGAGCCGGAGTCGCTGGGAGTGGAGCAGAACATCCAGACCATGTCGGCGGCCACGATCAACGGCCTGTCGTACCAGCACCGCAACCGGCCGGGACGCCCCGCGCGGGTCGAGCGGCTCACGAACGTGCTGACGGCCTTCAAGGGCCGCGAGATGGTGTTCGCCCTCGATCGCTCGTGGTGGCGCTGGCCCACCCTGCTGAAGGTGCTGGACGGCCTGCAGATGGCCGAGCAGTGCCTGCTGAAGGTGCCCGCCTGGGAGTTCGACGCGATCGACAAGCTGCGCGCCCACCGCACCAAGTACCCGGTGCTGGCCATCTGCTCGACGCTGGAGGAACTCCGCGCGCTCCCCCACGACGACGCCGAGGTGAACCTCGTCGGCATCGAACTCATCGCCCTGGACGAGGAGAGCCCCTGGTTCGACGCCGAGGTGCTGGCGGCGCTGCGCCGCCAGGGCCTGCTCACGTGGGTCAACAGCGAGACCATGACCACCGGCGTCCCGCTGTTCGCCGACCACGACGACGAGCGGGCCGTCGCGGAGAGCCCGTCGGCGGCCTGGTCGCGCATCCTCGACCTCGGCGTGGACGCCGTGCAGACCGAGTACCCGTGGCTGCTGCACGACCTGCGGGAACTCCGATCGTGA
- a CDS encoding pyruvate carboxylase: MFAKILVANRGEIAVRAFRAATELGITTVAVFPYEDRLSEYRLKADESYVIGEKGHPVRAYLDVDGVLRAAQEAHADAVYPGYGFLSENPDLAGRCAAAGITFVGPPQAVLELTGNKASAIAAAREAGLPTLRGSAPSTDVATLLAASEEIGFPVFVKAVSGGGGRGMRRVESRDALEPALAEAMREADAAFGDARVYLEEAVESPRHIEVQILADATGDVIHLYERDCSVQRRHQKVIELAPAPNLDPALRDRMCADAVAFARHIGYVNAGTVEFLLGADDRYVFIEMNPRIQVEHTVTEEVTDVDLVSSQIRIAAGETLADLGLTQESIHVRGAALQCRVTTEDPANGFRPDTGTIGVYRTPGGAGIRLDGGTVFAGAQIGAHFDSMLVKLTCRGRDFATAARRAARALAEFRIRGVSTNIGFLRAVLADPDFQAGRATTSFIDERPELLHPRQSADRATKLLQYLAERTVNKPYGDPRTPVVARHKLPPLDVQAPPPAGSRQRLLELGPAGFARALRAQEAVAVTDTTFRDAHQSLLATRVRTRDLMNVAPHIARLLPQLFSVEAWGGATYDVALRFLKEDPWARLDTLHELLPNIPIQMLLRGRNTVGYTPYPLAVTDAFVAEAARSGVDIFRIFDALNNVEQIRPAIEAVLATDHGVAEAALCYTGNMTSPGERLYTLDYYLRLAEQLVEAGAHILAIKDMAGLLRAPAAARLVTALRENFDLPVHLHTHDTAGGQLGTLLAAIGAGVDAVDAAAAPWSGTTSQVSLSALIAATDDTGRATGLSLDAASDLEPYFEAVRHLYGPFESGLPGPTGRVYRHEIPGGQLSNLRQQAIALGLGDRFEAIEDMYAAANAMLGNIVKVTPSSKVVGDLALALVGQGIDPAAFEADPQKYDIPDSVIGFLNGDLGDPPGGWPEPFRTKALAGRRTRPVETELSDADAAALDSDPRATLNRLLFPGPTRDYLEATEKYSDLSVLTTRQFLHGLEPGLEHDVPIERGKTLLMSLQAIGEPDERGQRPVLATINGQMRQVLVRDEAVGAVEAVAEKAHPDVPGEVAAPFAGVVTVTVRPGDTVEAGAPIATIEAMKMEAAITSPVAGTVERLAVQPSQTVEGGDLLVVVA; this comes from the coding sequence ATGTTCGCCAAGATCCTGGTCGCCAACCGTGGCGAGATCGCCGTCCGCGCCTTCCGCGCGGCCACCGAGCTCGGCATCACCACCGTCGCCGTCTTCCCGTACGAGGATCGGCTCTCGGAGTACCGGCTCAAGGCGGACGAGAGCTACGTCATCGGGGAGAAGGGTCACCCGGTGCGCGCCTACCTCGACGTCGACGGGGTGCTGCGGGCCGCGCAGGAGGCGCACGCGGACGCCGTCTACCCCGGCTACGGCTTCCTCAGCGAGAACCCCGACCTGGCGGGCCGGTGCGCCGCGGCCGGCATCACGTTCGTGGGCCCGCCGCAGGCCGTGCTGGAGCTGACGGGCAACAAGGCCTCGGCGATCGCGGCGGCGCGGGAGGCGGGGCTGCCGACGCTGCGCGGCTCCGCGCCGTCCACCGACGTGGCGACGCTGCTGGCGGCGTCCGAGGAGATCGGCTTCCCCGTCTTCGTGAAGGCGGTCAGCGGTGGCGGCGGCCGCGGCATGCGCCGCGTCGAGTCGCGCGACGCCCTCGAGCCCGCCCTCGCCGAGGCCATGCGCGAGGCCGACGCGGCGTTCGGCGACGCCCGCGTCTACCTGGAGGAGGCCGTCGAGAGCCCCCGCCACATCGAGGTGCAGATCCTCGCCGACGCCACCGGCGACGTCATCCACCTCTACGAGCGCGACTGCTCGGTGCAGCGCCGCCACCAGAAGGTCATCGAGCTCGCCCCGGCCCCCAACCTCGACCCCGCCCTGCGCGACCGGATGTGCGCGGACGCCGTCGCCTTCGCCCGCCACATCGGCTACGTGAACGCCGGCACCGTGGAGTTCCTGCTGGGCGCCGACGACCGGTACGTGTTCATCGAGATGAACCCGCGGATCCAGGTCGAGCACACGGTGACCGAGGAGGTCACCGACGTCGACCTGGTCAGCAGCCAGATCCGGATCGCGGCCGGCGAGACGCTGGCCGACCTCGGCCTGACCCAGGAGTCCATCCACGTCCGCGGCGCCGCGCTGCAGTGCCGCGTCACGACCGAGGACCCGGCCAACGGCTTCCGGCCCGACACCGGCACCATCGGCGTCTACCGGACGCCGGGCGGCGCCGGGATCCGGCTCGACGGCGGCACGGTGTTCGCCGGCGCCCAGATCGGCGCGCACTTCGATTCGATGCTGGTCAAGCTCACCTGCCGCGGCCGCGACTTCGCCACCGCGGCCCGGCGCGCGGCCCGCGCGCTGGCCGAGTTCCGGATCCGCGGCGTCAGCACCAACATCGGCTTCCTACGGGCGGTGCTGGCCGACCCGGACTTCCAGGCCGGGCGCGCCACCACGTCCTTCATCGACGAGCGCCCCGAACTTCTGCACCCGCGCCAGAGCGCCGACCGCGCCACCAAGCTGCTGCAGTACCTCGCCGAGCGCACCGTCAACAAGCCCTACGGCGACCCCCGGACGCCGGTGGTCGCGCGCCACAAGCTGCCGCCGCTCGACGTGCAGGCCCCGCCGCCGGCCGGCAGCCGGCAGCGGCTGCTCGAGCTCGGTCCCGCCGGGTTCGCCCGCGCGCTGCGCGCCCAGGAGGCGGTCGCGGTCACCGACACCACGTTCCGCGACGCGCACCAGAGCCTGCTCGCCACCCGCGTGCGCACCCGCGACCTGATGAACGTCGCCCCCCACATCGCCCGGCTGTTGCCCCAGCTGTTCTCGGTCGAAGCCTGGGGCGGTGCGACCTACGACGTGGCGCTGCGGTTCCTCAAGGAGGATCCGTGGGCCCGGCTCGACACGCTGCACGAGCTGCTGCCCAACATCCCGATCCAGATGCTGCTGCGCGGGCGCAACACCGTCGGCTACACGCCCTACCCCCTGGCCGTCACCGACGCCTTCGTCGCGGAGGCGGCCCGCTCGGGCGTCGACATCTTCCGGATCTTCGACGCGCTCAACAACGTCGAGCAGATCAGGCCGGCGATCGAGGCGGTCCTGGCCACCGACCACGGCGTCGCGGAGGCGGCGCTGTGCTACACGGGCAACATGACCTCGCCCGGCGAGCGGCTCTACACCCTCGACTACTACCTGCGCCTGGCCGAGCAGCTCGTCGAGGCCGGCGCGCACATCCTGGCGATCAAGGACATGGCGGGCCTGCTGCGCGCCCCGGCGGCCGCCCGGCTCGTCACGGCGCTGCGCGAGAACTTCGACCTGCCGGTGCACCTGCACACCCACGACACCGCGGGCGGGCAGCTCGGCACGCTGCTGGCGGCCATCGGCGCCGGTGTGGACGCCGTGGACGCCGCCGCGGCGCCCTGGTCGGGCACCACGTCGCAGGTCTCGCTGTCGGCGCTGATCGCGGCCACCGACGACACCGGGCGCGCCACGGGGCTGTCGCTGGACGCGGCGTCCGACCTCGAGCCGTACTTCGAGGCCGTCCGCCACCTCTACGGGCCGTTCGAGTCCGGACTGCCCGGCCCCACCGGCCGCGTCTACCGGCACGAGATCCCGGGCGGCCAGCTGTCCAACCTGCGGCAGCAGGCCATCGCGCTCGGCCTGGGGGACCGGTTCGAGGCGATCGAGGACATGTACGCGGCCGCGAACGCCATGCTGGGCAACATCGTCAAGGTCACGCCGAGCTCCAAGGTGGTCGGCGATCTGGCGCTGGCCCTCGTCGGGCAGGGCATCGACCCGGCGGCGTTCGAGGCCGACCCGCAGAAGTACGACATCCCCGACTCGGTGATCGGCTTCCTCAACGGCGACCTCGGGGACCCGCCCGGCGGCTGGCCCGAGCCGTTCCGCACCAAGGCGCTGGCCGGACGCCGCACCCGCCCGGTCGAGACCGAGCTGTCGGACGCGGACGCGGCCGCGCTCGACTCCGACCCGCGCGCCACCCTCAACCGGCTGCTGTTCCCCGGCCCCACCCGGGACTACCTGGAGGCCACCGAGAAGTACTCCGACCTCTCGGTGCTCACCACGCGGCAGTTCCTGCACGGGCTCGAGCCCGGCCTGGAGCACGACGTGCCGATCGAGCGCGGGAAGACGCTGCTGATGAGCCTGCAGGCGATCGGGGAGCCGGACGAGCGCGGGCAGCGACCCGTGCTGGCCACCATCAACGGCCAGATGCGGCAGGTCCTGGTGCGCGACGAGGCCGTCGGCGCGGTCGAGGCCGTCGCGGAGAAGGCGCACCCCGACGTCCCCGGCGAGGTCGCCGCGCCGTTCGCCGGCGTCGTGACCGTCACGGTCCGCCCCGGCGACACCGTGGAGGCGGGCGCGCCCATCGCGACGATCGAGGCCATGAAGATGGAGGCCGCGATCACCTCCCCGGTCGCCGGCACCGTCGAGCGGCTGGCCGTCCAACCGTCGCAGACCGTCGAGGGCGGCGACCTGCTGGTGGTCGTCGCGTAG
- a CDS encoding amino-acid N-acetyltransferase — translation MTISIRPARTSDVRAMQDLMTPYVRRRIVLGKETVALYEMIQEFLVAESEGEVVGFGALHVMWEDLGEIRTLVVSPDAGGQGIGRRLVAALEARAVDLGLSRLFCLTFEVEFFARNGFAPIGEHVVAPDVYAQLVRSPDEGIAEFLDLAHVKPNTLGNTRMLKHL, via the coding sequence GTGACGATCAGCATCCGCCCCGCCCGCACCTCCGACGTCCGCGCCATGCAGGACCTCATGACGCCCTACGTGCGCCGCCGCATCGTGCTGGGCAAGGAGACCGTCGCGCTCTACGAGATGATCCAGGAGTTCCTGGTCGCCGAGAGCGAGGGCGAGGTCGTCGGCTTCGGCGCCCTGCACGTGATGTGGGAGGACCTCGGAGAGATCCGCACCCTGGTGGTCAGCCCCGACGCCGGCGGCCAGGGCATCGGCCGCCGCCTCGTCGCCGCCCTGGAGGCGCGCGCCGTCGACCTCGGCCTGTCGCGACTGTTCTGCCTCACGTTCGAGGTGGAGTTCTTCGCCCGCAACGGCTTCGCGCCCATCGGCGAACACGTGGTGGCCCCCGACGTCTACGCCCAACTGGTGCGCAGCCCCGACGAGGGCATCGCCGAGTTCCTCGACCTCGCCCACGTCAAGCCGAACACCCTGGGCAACACCCGGATGCTCAAGCACCTGTGA
- a CDS encoding protein-L-isoaspartate O-methyltransferase family protein: MTDADARARVARAFDETPRPGFLRPAERALAGLDGALSIGWGQTNSQPRTVAAMLTLLDARPGQRVLDVGAGSGWTTALLAHLVGETGAVLGVERVPELVRWGAANLDAVARPWARIRAAARGVLGAPEEAPFDRILVSAMADELPADLIDQLAPGGRLVVPVDGAMVLVALDGERRAAISRSGGYVFVPLIRDAPPPPEG; the protein is encoded by the coding sequence ATGACGGACGCCGACGCCCGAGCCCGGGTGGCGCGGGCCTTCGACGAGACGCCCCGGCCGGGGTTCCTGAGGCCGGCCGAGCGGGCGCTCGCCGGGCTCGACGGCGCCCTGAGCATCGGGTGGGGGCAGACCAACAGCCAGCCCCGGACCGTGGCGGCGATGCTGACGCTGCTGGACGCCCGCCCCGGCCAGCGCGTCCTCGACGTCGGCGCGGGCTCCGGCTGGACCACGGCCCTGCTGGCTCACCTGGTGGGCGAGACGGGCGCGGTGCTCGGGGTGGAGCGCGTCCCCGAGCTCGTGCGGTGGGGCGCCGCGAACCTGGACGCCGTGGCGCGCCCGTGGGCCCGCATCCGGGCCGCGGCCCGCGGCGTCCTCGGGGCGCCGGAGGAGGCGCCGTTCGACCGGATCCTCGTCTCGGCGATGGCCGACGAGCTGCCCGCCGACCTGATCGACCAGCTCGCGCCCGGCGGTCGCCTCGTGGTCCCGGTGGACGGGGCGATGGTCCTGGTCGCGCTGGACGGGGAGCGTCGCGCGGCGATCTCGCGCAGCGGCGGCTACGTCTTCGTGCCGCTCATCCGCGACGCGCCGCCGCCTCCGGAGGGATGA
- a CDS encoding DUF4956 domain-containing protein has protein sequence MLTLTALVAITTDLIAAVVLAVVLYYRRHRRRDLMFAFLALNVGVLAVATALGSAQGTGVGLGLGLFGVLSIIRLRSDPISQAEVAYYFCALALGLIAGLAPVAWWLTPLFAALLLTVVYVADHPRWSRRVRTLTLTLDVAVRDADRLEAIVGQVVNGRVTRADVRELDLVRDLTLVDVWFEPHESPARQVRTPASPSLPAPFPQRTAASVEQARGWTPSRAGATR, from the coding sequence ATGCTCACCCTGACCGCCCTGGTGGCCATCACCACCGACCTGATCGCCGCCGTCGTCCTGGCGGTGGTGCTGTACTACCGCCGGCATCGCCGCCGCGACCTGATGTTCGCCTTCCTCGCGCTCAACGTGGGCGTGCTCGCCGTGGCGACGGCGCTCGGCTCCGCGCAGGGCACGGGGGTGGGGCTCGGCCTGGGCCTGTTCGGCGTGCTCTCGATCATCCGGCTGCGCTCCGACCCCATCAGCCAGGCGGAGGTCGCCTACTACTTCTGCGCCCTCGCGCTGGGCCTGATCGCCGGCCTCGCGCCGGTGGCCTGGTGGCTCACCCCGCTGTTCGCGGCGCTGCTGCTGACCGTCGTCTACGTCGCCGACCACCCGCGCTGGTCGCGCCGGGTCCGCACCCTCACGCTCACCCTCGACGTCGCGGTGCGGGACGCCGACCGCCTGGAGGCCATCGTCGGCCAGGTGGTGAACGGCCGGGTGACGCGCGCGGACGTCCGCGAGCTCGACCTCGTCCGCGACCTGACGCTGGTCGACGTGTGGTTCGAGCCGCACGAGAGCCCCGCCCGCCAGGTTCGCACCCCCGCGTCCCCGTCCCTGCCCGCGCCGTTCCCGCAGCGCACCGCCGCCTCGGTGGAGCAGGCCCGCGGCTGGACGCCGAGCCGGGCGGGGGCCACCCGATGA
- a CDS encoding response regulator transcription factor, with translation MNRILIAEDEERIASFLDKGLRRSGFTTELATDGIAAYALASGGDFDLMILDIGLPDLDGFAVLRRLRAEGHDIPVIILTARGEVDDTVAGLEGGADDYMRKPFSFDELLARVRLRLRAAAKPEETVLRCGDLSLDLRTRRAEASGRQVELTAREFGLLETLMRHPDQVLSREQLLSRVWGFDFDPGSNVVDVYVRYLRAKVGDRRIETVRGVGYRMVP, from the coding sequence GTGAACCGCATCCTGATCGCCGAGGACGAGGAGCGCATCGCGTCCTTCCTGGACAAGGGGCTGCGTCGCAGCGGGTTCACCACCGAGCTCGCCACCGACGGCATCGCCGCCTACGCGCTGGCCAGCGGCGGCGACTTCGACCTGATGATCCTCGACATCGGGCTGCCCGACCTGGACGGCTTCGCGGTGCTGCGTCGGCTGCGGGCCGAGGGCCACGACATCCCCGTCATCATCCTGACCGCGCGCGGCGAGGTCGACGACACCGTCGCGGGCCTCGAGGGCGGCGCCGACGACTACATGCGCAAGCCCTTCTCGTTCGACGAACTGCTGGCCCGCGTCCGGCTGCGGCTGCGCGCGGCGGCGAAGCCCGAGGAGACGGTGCTGCGCTGCGGGGACCTCTCGCTGGACCTGCGGACGCGCCGCGCGGAGGCGTCTGGGCGGCAGGTGGAGCTGACCGCACGCGAGTTCGGCCTGCTGGAGACGCTGATGCGGCATCCCGACCAGGTCCTGAGTCGCGAGCAGCTGCTCAGCCGGGTGTGGGGGTTCGACTTCGACCCGGGTTCCAACGTGGTCGACGTGTACGTGCGCTACCTGCGCGCCAAGGTGGGGGACCGCCGCATCGAGACGGTGCGCGGGGTGGGCTACCGGATGGTGCCCTGA
- a CDS encoding sensor histidine kinase gives MSARARLVGLMSFSLALALAGSVAIVAAVLFNRGDARVAEELGHEATKLRAYVGTAVDPATGSAYTDVDALLTAYLRTNVPDADETFFTVIDGAAARRSPYQPPTRLDLQPEVVAWAAAERLPRDRMVDAPVGQAYVAAMPVEVPADPRAATFVIAKFTADERRHAVEATWILAVVGGLALVLATLANWFIAGRILAPIRQVRTTAQSISESDLSGRIEVTGQDDVAALAATVNAMLDRLETAFVGQREFLHDVGHELRTPLTIMRGHLELMGDDPAEQRETLGLVIDEIERMDRLVGDLSVLAQSEEPGFVRLDRVHPADLVAEVMAKARPLADRRWVIDHVADATFLGDEQRLTQALMQLISNAAAHTGPGQTIGIGSLVEGDRLRLWVRDEGTGVTREDAERIFDRRTRGAGEARRTGTGLGLSIVSSIAQAHDGHVDLTSAPGAGATFTLDLPLRPVDPSEEAPL, from the coding sequence GTGAGCGCGCGGGCCCGCCTGGTGGGGCTGATGAGCTTCTCGCTGGCGCTCGCGTTGGCCGGCTCGGTGGCCATCGTCGCGGCCGTCCTGTTCAACCGCGGCGACGCCCGCGTGGCCGAGGAACTCGGGCACGAGGCGACCAAGCTGCGCGCCTACGTCGGCACGGCGGTCGACCCCGCCACGGGAAGCGCGTACACCGACGTGGACGCCCTGCTGACCGCCTACCTGCGCACCAACGTCCCCGACGCCGACGAGACCTTCTTCACCGTGATCGACGGCGCGGCCGCCCGGCGCAGCCCGTATCAGCCGCCCACGCGGCTCGACCTGCAACCGGAGGTGGTCGCCTGGGCCGCGGCGGAGCGCCTGCCGCGGGACCGGATGGTCGACGCCCCCGTGGGCCAGGCCTACGTCGCGGCCATGCCGGTGGAGGTGCCGGCGGACCCGCGCGCGGCGACGTTCGTCATCGCGAAGTTCACCGCCGACGAGCGCCGGCACGCCGTGGAGGCGACCTGGATCCTCGCCGTGGTCGGCGGACTGGCGCTGGTGCTCGCGACGCTGGCCAACTGGTTCATCGCCGGCCGGATCCTCGCGCCGATCCGGCAGGTGCGCACCACTGCCCAGTCCATCAGCGAGTCCGATCTGTCGGGACGCATCGAGGTGACGGGGCAGGACGACGTGGCCGCGCTCGCCGCCACCGTGAACGCGATGCTCGACCGGCTCGAGACCGCCTTCGTGGGGCAGCGCGAGTTCCTGCACGACGTCGGCCACGAGCTGCGCACCCCGCTGACGATCATGCGTGGCCACCTGGAGTTGATGGGCGACGACCCCGCCGAACAGCGCGAGACCCTGGGCCTGGTCATCGACGAGATCGAGCGGATGGACCGGCTGGTGGGCGACCTGTCGGTGCTCGCGCAGTCCGAGGAGCCCGGGTTCGTGCGGCTCGACCGCGTCCACCCGGCCGACCTGGTCGCCGAGGTGATGGCGAAGGCGCGTCCGCTGGCGGACCGCCGTTGGGTGATCGACCACGTGGCGGACGCGACGTTCCTGGGCGACGAGCAACGGCTCACGCAGGCCCTGATGCAGCTCATCTCGAACGCGGCGGCCCACACCGGGCCCGGCCAGACGATCGGGATCGGGTCGCTCGTCGAGGGCGACCGGCTGCGGCTGTGGGTGCGCGACGAGGGCACCGGCGTGACCCGCGAGGACGCCGAGCGCATCTTCGATCGCCGGACGCGTGGTGCCGGCGAGGCCCGCCGCACCGGCACCGGGCTGGGGCTGTCGATCGTCAGCAGCATCGCGCAGGCGCACGACGGCCACGTCGACCTGACCAGCGCGCCCGGGGCGGGCGCGACCTTCACCCTCGACCTGCCGCTGCGGCCGGTCGACCCGTCCGAGGAGGCACCGCTGTGA
- a CDS encoding fumarate hydratase: MADFLYEDMLPIGPDGTTYRLVTTEGVTTVEGPDGTTFLKVAPEVLEELAAVAMHDIAHYLRPAHLAQLRAIMEDPEASENDKFVALDLLKNANIAAGGVLPMCQDTGTAIVMGKRGQRVLTDGPDEKALSKGIYEAYTQLNLRYSQNAPITMWEERNTGSNLPAQIELYADTAPGHEEGYKFLFMAKGGGSANKSFLFQETKAVLNEEAMMAFLDEKLRALGTAACPPYHLAIVVGGTSAEFALKTAKYASAKYLDDLPNEGSIAAHGFRDLEMEEKVLKLTQDFGIGAQFGGKYFCHDVRVIRLPRHGASLPVAIAVSCSADRQCLAKITPEGAFIEQLETNPGQYLPDVVDADLDDDSHGVSGTGKGAAVRIDLGKPMDEILAELTKHPVKTRVMLTGTLVVARDIAHAKIKERLDAGEDMPQYLKDHPVYYAGPAKTPAGMPSGSFGPTTAGRMDSYVEQFQAAGGSKVMLAKGNRSKAVTDACNAHGGFYLGSIGGPAARLAQDCIKAVEVLEYPELGMEAVWKIEVEDFPAFIVVDDKGNDFFSEVTKPVLQLQRR; encoded by the coding sequence ATGGCCGATTTCCTCTACGAAGACATGTTGCCCATCGGGCCCGACGGGACGACCTACCGCCTCGTCACCACCGAGGGTGTTACGACCGTGGAGGGCCCCGACGGAACGACGTTCCTGAAGGTCGCGCCCGAGGTGCTGGAGGAACTCGCGGCCGTGGCGATGCACGACATCGCCCACTACCTGCGCCCCGCGCACCTGGCCCAGCTCCGGGCGATCATGGAGGATCCCGAGGCGTCGGAGAACGACAAGTTCGTCGCGCTGGACCTGCTGAAGAACGCCAACATCGCCGCCGGCGGCGTCCTGCCGATGTGCCAGGACACCGGCACCGCGATCGTGATGGGCAAGCGCGGCCAGCGCGTCCTCACTGACGGCCCCGACGAGAAGGCGCTCAGCAAGGGCATCTACGAGGCCTACACCCAGCTCAACCTGCGCTACAGCCAGAACGCGCCGATCACCATGTGGGAGGAGAGGAACACCGGCTCGAACCTGCCGGCGCAGATCGAGCTGTACGCCGACACCGCGCCGGGCCACGAGGAGGGCTACAAGTTCCTGTTCATGGCCAAGGGCGGCGGCTCGGCCAACAAGAGCTTCCTGTTCCAGGAGACCAAGGCGGTGCTCAACGAGGAGGCCATGATGGCCTTCCTGGACGAGAAGCTGCGCGCCCTGGGCACCGCGGCCTGCCCGCCGTACCACCTCGCGATCGTCGTGGGCGGCACGTCGGCGGAGTTCGCGCTCAAGACGGCCAAGTACGCCTCCGCGAAGTACCTCGACGACCTCCCCAACGAGGGCTCGATCGCCGCGCACGGCTTCCGCGACCTGGAGATGGAGGAGAAGGTCCTCAAGCTCACCCAGGACTTCGGCATCGGCGCCCAGTTCGGCGGCAAGTACTTCTGTCACGACGTCCGCGTGATCCGGCTGCCGCGCCACGGCGCGTCGCTCCCGGTCGCGATCGCCGTATCCTGCTCGGCCGACCGGCAGTGCCTGGCGAAGATCACCCCCGAGGGCGCCTTCATCGAGCAGTTGGAGACCAACCCGGGCCAGTACCTGCCCGACGTGGTGGACGCCGACCTCGACGACGACTCCCACGGCGTCTCCGGCACCGGCAAGGGCGCCGCGGTGCGGATCGACCTGGGCAAGCCGATGGACGAGATCCTCGCCGAGCTGACCAAGCACCCGGTCAAGACCCGCGTCATGCTCACCGGCACCCTGGTCGTGGCGCGCGACATCGCGCACGCCAAGATCAAGGAGCGCCTGGACGCCGGCGAGGACATGCCGCAGTACCTCAAGGACCACCCGGTCTACTACGCCGGGCCGGCCAAGACCCCGGCGGGCATGCCGTCGGGCTCGTTCGGGCCCACCACCGCCGGCCGGATGGACTCCTACGTCGAGCAGTTCCAGGCCGCCGGCGGCTCCAAGGTGATGCTGGCCAAGGGCAACCGCTCCAAGGCCGTCACCGACGCCTGCAACGCGCACGGCGGCTTCTACCTCGGCTCCATCGGCGGGCCCGCCGCCCGGCTGGCGCAGGACTGCATCAAGGCCGTGGAGGTGCTGGAGTACCCCGAACTCGGCATGGAGGCGGTCTGGAAGATCGAGGTCGAGGACTTCCCGGCCTTCATCGTCGTGGACGACAAGGGCAACGACTTCTTCTCCGAGGTCACCAAGCCGGTGCTGCAACTGCAGCGTCGCTGA
- a CDS encoding PH domain-containing protein: protein MALPRKLLGADESVVLHLRTHPKALILPGIMLFALLLAVLIGWTLMPPTAQPWIGWGISAVAAIMVVPFVLLPYLRWRTSTYTLTNRRVITRHGILNKAGHDLPLSRINNVTYDRSLTDRLLGCGTLRFTTAAEAPVTLPDVPDVERVHVVMTELLFGDADGAARTAALED, encoded by the coding sequence ATGGCATTGCCCCGCAAGCTCCTCGGCGCCGACGAGTCCGTCGTGCTGCACCTGCGCACCCACCCGAAGGCGCTGATCCTGCCCGGCATCATGCTGTTCGCCCTGCTGCTCGCGGTGCTCATCGGGTGGACGCTGATGCCCCCGACGGCGCAGCCGTGGATCGGCTGGGGCATCTCGGCGGTGGCGGCGATCATGGTGGTGCCGTTCGTGCTGCTGCCGTACCTGCGCTGGCGGACCTCGACCTACACGCTGACGAACCGGCGGGTGATCACCCGCCACGGCATCCTCAACAAGGCGGGCCACGACCTGCCGCTGAGCCGGATCAACAACGTCACCTACGACCGCTCGCTCACCGACCGGCTGCTCGGCTGCGGGACGCTGCGGTTCACCACCGCCGCCGAGGCACCGGTCACGCTGCCCGACGTGCCGGACGTCGAACGCGTCCACGTCGTGATGACCGAACTGCTCTTCGGGGACGCCGACGGCGCCGCCCGCACCGCCGCCCTGGAGGACTGA